The Henckelia pumila isolate YLH828 chromosome 2, ASM3356847v2, whole genome shotgun sequence genome includes a window with the following:
- the LOC140879805 gene encoding S-adenosylmethionine synthase 1-like — protein sequence MDTFLFTSESVNEGHPDKLCDQISDAVLDACLEQDPDSKVACETCTKTNMVMVFGEITTKGNIDYEKIVRTTCRNIGFTSDDVGLDADKCKVLVNIEQQSPDIAQGVHGHLTKRPEEIGAGDQGHMFGYATDETPEYMPLSHVLATKLGARLTEVRKDGTCPWLRPDGKTQVTVEYYNENGAMVPIRVHTVLISTQHDETVTNDEIAKDLKEHVIKPVIPEKYLDEKTIFHLNPSGRFVIGGPHGDAGLTGRKIIIDTYGGWGAHGGGAFSGKDPTKVDRSGAYIVRQAAKSIVANGLARRCIVQVSYAIGVPEPLSVFVDSYGTGKIPDKEILQIVKENFDFRPGMISINLDLKRGSGGRFLKTAAYGHFGRDEPDFTWEVVKPLKWDKSQS from the coding sequence ATGGACACCTTCCTATTTACATCCGAATCCGTGAATGAGGGTCACCCCGACAAGCTCTGCGATCAGATATCTGATGCAGTATTGGATGCCTGCCTAGAACAAGATCCGGACAGCAAAGTTGCTTGTGAAACCTGTACCAAGACTAACATGGTGATGGTCTTTGGTGAGATCACAACAAAGGGCAATATAGACTACGAGAAGATCGTACGTACCACTTGCCGCAACATCGGATTCACATCTGATGATGTTGGTCTCGATGCTGACAAGTGCAAGGTCCTAGTTAACATCGAACAACAAAGCCCAGATATTGCACAAGGTGTCCATGGTCACCTGACCAAACGCCCTGAAGAGATTGGTGCCGGTGACCAGGGACATATGTTTGGCTATGCAACTGATGAAACCCCCGAGTACATGCCTCTCAGCCATGTGCTCGCTACAAAATTAGGTGCTCGACTCACGGAAGTTCGTAAAGATGGCACTTGTCCTTGGTTGCGGCCTGATGGCAAGACTCAAGTAACTGTTGAGTACTACAATGAAAATGGTGCCATGGTTCCTATTAGGGTACACACGGTTCTCATCTCGACTCAACACGATGAGACTGTCACAAATGATGAGATTGCCAAGGATCTCAAGGAGCATGTCATCAAGCCCGTCATCCCCGAGAAGTACCTAGACGAGAAGACAATTTTCCACCTCAACCCTTCAGGTCGGTTCGTGATTGGTGGGCCTCATGGTGACGCTGGTCTCACCGGTCGTAAAATCATCATCGACACCTATGGTGGCTGGGGAGCGCACGGTGGAGGTGCCTTCTCTGGTAAGGATCCAACTAAGGTCGACCGAAGCGGTGCATATATAGTTCGACAGGCTGCCAAAAGTATCGTGGCCAATGGCCTGGCACGTAGATGCATCGTACAGGTTTCATATGCCATTGGCGTGCCTGAGCCATTGTCTGTTTTTGTGGACAGCTACGGTACAGGTAAGATCCCGGACAAGGAAATCTTGCAGATTGTGAAAGAAAACTTCGATTTCAGGCCTGGCATGATCTCCATTAACTTGGACTTGAAGAGAGGCAGTGGCGGAAGGTTCTTGAAAACAGCTGCATACGGCCACTTTGGAAGAGATGAACCAGACTTTACTTGGGAAGTTGTGAAGCCCCTCAAATGGGACAAGAGCCAAAGCTGA
- the LOC140880274 gene encoding uncharacterized protein, translating to MDKNRVDDSEAGPVVLPKVDRFGFLKQESNSPDGLTRSRSAFEYERDERRIRKWRKMIGVGGSDWKHYVRRKPQVVKRRIRKGIPDCLRGLVWQLISGSRDLLLMNPGVYEQLVIYETSASELDIIRDISRTFPSHVFFQQRHGPGQRSLYNVLKAYSVYDRDVGYVQGMGFVAGLLLLYMSEEDAFWLLVALLKGAVHAPMEGLYLVGLPLVQQYLFQLENLVKEHLPKLGEHFAQEMINPSMYASQWFITVFSYSFPFHLALRIWDVFLSEGVVIVFKVGLALLKYCHDDLVKLPFEKLIHALRNFPEDAMNPDMLLPMAFSIKVSKSLAELKEEYEKQNGKLSDRIKQKLQSS from the exons ATGGACAAGAATAGAGTGGATGACTCCGAAGCAGGACCGGTGGTGCTTCCTAAAGTTGATaggtttggatttttgaagcAGGAAAGTAACTCCCCTGATGGTTTAACGAGAAGCAGATCAGCTTTTGAGTATGAGAG GGATGAAAGAAGAATTAGAAAATGGAGAAAAATGATCGGGGTTGGAGGAAGTGATTGGAAGCATTATGTTAGGAGAAAACCTCAAGTTGTGAAAAGGAGAATAAGGAAAGGTATTCCCGATTGTCTAAGAGGACTTGTCTGGCAGTTAATCTCTGGCAGTCGCGACCTCTTGCTCATGAATCCAGGAGTCTATGAG CAATTAGTCATCTATGAGACATCTGCTTCAGAGCTagatattattcgagatatttCTCGTACGTTCCCTTCACATGTTTTCTTCCAGCAAAGACATGGTCCAGGTCAAAGATCTCTTTATAATGTTCTGAAGGCGTATTCTGTATATGACAGAGATGTTGGATATGTGCAG GGCATGGGATTTGTGGCCGGTTTATTGCTCCTTTATATGAGTGAAGAAGATGCATTTTGGTTGCTGGTTGCTCTCCTGAAAGGAGCCGTTCATGCTCCGATGGAAGGATTGTACTTG GTGGGGCTGCCTCTTGTGCAACAATATCTATTTCAGTTAGAGAATTTGGTGAAAGAACACTTGCCAAAGTTGGGAGAGCATTTTGCTCAAGAAATGATAAATCCGAGTATGTATGCAAGCCAGTGGTTCATAACTGTTTTTTCATACTCATTTCCATTCCATTTGGCTCTTAGGATTTGGGATGTCTTTCTCTCTGAG GGTGTAGTCATTGTCTTTAAAGTTGGTTTGGCTCTGCTGAAATACTGCCACGACGATTTG GTGAAGTTGCCCTTTGAAAAACTGATACATGCATTACGCAACTTCCCTGAGGATGCCATGAATCCTGATATGTTACTTCCAATGGCCTTCTCAATTAAG GTGTCAAAGAGCTTGGCAGAGTTGAAAGAGGAATATGAGAAACAAAATGGGAAGCTATCAGATCGTATCAAGCAGAAACTGCAGTCATCTTGA
- the LOC140885488 gene encoding probable receptor-like protein kinase At2g42960 codes for MASGLNAQLSKNSSLFGLKVWQIIGIIIGVSIVVILLLLTFYLTKRKKSRRAKDKLPLSQIPTVSKEIKEVQVEQVPVDEFVPRDGILLTIHDKSSNEESDSVFVHLEMPKVKNVDNSSQPDSFHNMDRDHRGSESGEEGNSGTFIPSSSNPFTAPSPLSGLPEFSHLGWGHWFTLRDLELGTNKFSKENVIGEGGYGVVYRGQLVNGVPVAVKKLLNNLGQAEKEFRVEVEAIGNVRHKNLVRLLGYCIEGTHRMLVYEYVNNGNLEQWLHGAMRHHGFLTWEARMKILLGTAKALAYLHEAIEPKVVHRDIKSSNILIDEEFNAKVSDFGLAKLLGAGKSHITTRVMGTFGYVAPEYANTGLLNEKSDVYSFGVVLLEAITGRDPIDYGRPAPEVNMVDWLKMMVGSRRSEEVVDSKVDTRPPTRALKRALLTALRCVDPDSDKRPRMSQVVRMLESEEYPIPREDRRHRRTRESGVQIDSQPEKTMQR; via the exons ATGGCTTCTGGTCTGAATGCACAACTCTCCAAGAATTCCAGCCTTTTCGGTCTCAAGGTGTGGCAAATTATTGGAATTATAATCGGTGTATCTATTGTGGTTATCCTCCTCCTGTTGACATTTTATCTCACCAAACGGAAGAAATCAAGAAGAGCTAAAGACAAGCTCCCTCTAAGCCAAATACCTACGGTTTCGAAAGAAATCAAAGAAGTGCAGGTAGAACAAGTGCCCGTGGATGAATTTGTTCCACGAGATGGGATTCTTCTCACCATTCATGACAAGTCGAGCAATGAAGAATCTGATTCGGTTTTCGTCCATTTAGAGATGCCAAAAGTGAAAAATGTAGATAACAGCAGTCAGCCTGATTCATTCCATAACATGGATAGAGATCATCGTGGATCAGAGTCAGGAGAAGAAGGGAATTCGGGGACATTCATACCTTCTTCATCGAATCCATTCACTGCTCCTTCACCTTTAAGTGGTCTCCCTGAGTTTTCTCATTTGGGTTGGGGCCATTGGTTTACTTTACGAGATCTTGAACTTGGGACCAACAAATTTTCAAAGGAAAATGTTATTGGAGAGGGTGGATATGGAGTGGTTTACAGAGGACAGCTTGTAAACGGTGTTCCGGTGGCTGTCAAAAAGCTCCTTAATAATCT AGGTCAAGCAGAAAAAGAATTTAGAGTGGAAGTTGAAGCTATTGGTAATGTGCGTCACAAAAATTTGGTTCGACTTTTGGGATACTGTATTGAAGGAACTCATAG GATGCTAGTTTACGAGTATGTAAACAACGGCAATCTAGAGCAATGGCTCCATGGAGCTATGCGTCACCATGGATTTCTTACTTGGGAGGCGAGGATGAAGATTCTCCTCGGCACAGCTAAAGC TCTTGCGTACTTGCATGAAGCCATTGAGCCAAAAGTTGTTCATCGAGATATAAAGTCAAGCAATATACTGATTGATGAAGAATTCAATGCCAAGGTATCTGATTTTGGTCTGGCTAAACTACTTGGGGCTGGAAAAAGTCACATCACAACTCGAGTCATGGGTACCTTTGG ATACGTGGCTCCTGAATACGCCAACACTGGACTTCTAAACGAAAAGAGCGATGTTTACAGCTTTGGCGTTGTACTATTAGAAGCGATAACTGGAAGGGATCCGATAGACTATGGGCGTCCTGCTCCAGAG GTTAATATGGTTGACTGGTTGAAAATGATGGTTGGAAGTAGGCGCTCAGAGGAAGTGGTGGATTCAAAAGTTGACACGAGGCCACCAACTCGAGCCCTCAAAAGGGCACTTTTGACTGCTTTGAGATGTGTCGATCCAGATTCCGACAAGAGACCTAGGATGAGCCAGGTTGTCCGAATGCTCGAATCAGAGGAATATCCTATACCAAGAGAG GATCGAAGGCATCGAAGAACTCGAGAAAGTGGCGTACAGATTGATTCTCAGCCGGAGAAAACTATGCAGCGATGA